In a single window of the Nitrospira sp. genome:
- a CDS encoding HDOD domain-containing protein → MPSSTESTLIDSIRPRLCPKLKPLFDESGRCLPILQSTCQQILNDANPQSTPDNLTHVISRDHGLTCKVLQVANSIAYSPRQTIGAIPHAVSWLGLDTVRALVAAAHLVEQLHHWPARQQELRTLIAKSLVSATYANELGTAINYPQPSQLFTAALLYSIGDLAVAYQDPDLFEALQAISRNVKQPAERISQETRLIGVPRLTLARALARLWNLPDHLVDLFDGAGESPVERWQTPPQTYRGLVVGSIRLIDAMADFNSPTAVEEARRTLRIGSGLSSGRFKELMTQALDRGRQLTRSMGLVIDSLHDLQVPLNGQHSAESSTLQSSTKTIPREDQTRSPQKASPLQDEPSVPIRNNPFETLQVFQDSLQRAIDLNSLLGMFIQSLHRDAGFGRVGLALLNLGDSDLLVGKLALGVAPLAPHLSSLSGSLSREHQFFLSVLKRVDPLLVPNFSDQPVGTFKQDFLDVWHPTSAILAPLRVGVRPIGLVYCDRGPGRPPTQSQDYQAFQLFFTQTTLGMNRLAGIL, encoded by the coding sequence ATGCCTTCGTCCACGGAATCAACCCTCATCGACTCGATCCGCCCTCGACTATGCCCGAAGCTGAAGCCACTGTTCGATGAATCCGGACGTTGCCTTCCGATTCTCCAATCCACCTGTCAACAAATCTTGAATGATGCAAACCCACAGTCCACTCCCGACAACCTGACCCACGTGATCAGCCGAGACCATGGGCTCACCTGCAAAGTCCTGCAAGTGGCCAACAGTATCGCGTACAGCCCACGCCAGACGATCGGCGCCATCCCTCATGCCGTAAGCTGGCTTGGACTCGATACTGTTCGTGCTCTCGTCGCCGCCGCACATCTGGTCGAGCAGTTACATCATTGGCCGGCTCGCCAGCAAGAACTCCGAACATTGATCGCCAAGTCCCTTGTCTCTGCCACCTACGCCAATGAGCTTGGAACGGCTATCAATTACCCGCAACCCAGTCAATTATTTACCGCCGCACTCCTGTACTCGATCGGAGATTTAGCCGTTGCCTATCAAGATCCGGATCTCTTTGAAGCGCTTCAGGCGATCTCCAGGAACGTGAAGCAACCGGCCGAACGGATCAGTCAGGAGACCAGACTCATCGGGGTTCCTCGGTTGACCTTGGCCCGAGCCTTGGCTCGACTGTGGAACCTCCCCGATCATCTTGTCGACCTCTTTGACGGCGCAGGAGAGTCGCCGGTTGAGCGTTGGCAAACCCCGCCACAGACGTATCGCGGTCTCGTGGTGGGCTCAATCCGGCTCATCGACGCGATGGCAGATTTCAATTCCCCCACGGCCGTTGAAGAAGCGAGGCGAACGCTCCGGATCGGAAGCGGGCTGTCTTCAGGACGGTTTAAAGAATTGATGACCCAGGCCTTGGACCGAGGTCGCCAGCTCACTCGTTCCATGGGGTTGGTCATTGATTCGCTTCACGATCTTCAGGTGCCATTGAACGGGCAGCACTCCGCCGAATCGTCCACGCTCCAATCTTCAACCAAGACCATACCCCGTGAAGACCAAACACGCTCCCCTCAGAAAGCTTCCCCCCTCCAAGATGAGCCGAGCGTACCCATTCGGAACAACCCATTCGAAACCTTGCAGGTATTTCAGGACTCGTTACAGCGGGCGATTGACCTGAACAGCCTCCTTGGAATGTTCATCCAATCGCTCCACCGGGACGCCGGATTCGGCCGTGTCGGGCTGGCACTTCTCAATCTAGGTGACAGTGATCTCCTGGTTGGAAAGCTGGCGTTGGGCGTCGCTCCTCTGGCGCCTCACCTTTCGTCCCTTTCTGGTTCACTGAGCCGAGAACATCAGTTTTTTCTCTCGGTTCTCAAGCGTGTCGACCCACTCCTGGTTCCAAATTTTTCAGACCAGCCCGTTGGGACCTTCAAACAAGACTTTCTTGATGTCTGGCACCCTACATCAGCCATCCTCGCCCCATTGCGAGTGGGGGTGAGACCCATCGGCCTTGTCTACTGTGATCGAGGACCAGGCCGTCCGCCAACGCAGTCTCAGGACTACCAGGCCTTTCAGTTGTTCTTTACCCAGACGACATTGGGAATGAATCGTTTAGCCGGAATCCTCTGA